A stretch of Spirosoma oryzicola DNA encodes these proteins:
- a CDS encoding arginine deiminase family protein, whose amino-acid sequence MADHTISPQRIHVSSEVGTLKRLLIHSPDRGLGKVVPSKAQDWLFEDIVHLDMMRRDEYDYYVKLLLYFLDPDKVQGKIKELGPDSDRSFFKPDHADYFQSDKVIDIQRLLADILADESIRIRLIAAICGIERTSFRTQQQLNEYEPAELAKIMISGSLPDLTMLFAPLPNFIFTRDIGIVINDHILLNKPAKLARTREALLTQYIFFNHPLFADYQDKIIEIPDNEHAFLLPDVDVNRDVTRSTLEGGDVMMIAKRHLMIGVSERTTLYAAQQVMRLVFDKNLVDTVTVLKIPKKRDYMHIDTIFTQVKRNVWVLLGALARTGDDVKQRDVIHFFAPKDVSEDLKILQFIKGLEHKPIEIENLEDLLADISKNDLGATEPARFIYSGNNEFPFGAREQWTDSCNLLALKDGVVIGYDRNEKTAEAFRQAGFDVVGAAVLLDRFERGESSPETIENTFIMLPSAELSRARGGSHCMSLPLLREEL is encoded by the coding sequence ATGGCAGATCATACAATTTCACCGCAACGTATTCATGTTTCTTCTGAAGTTGGTACCCTAAAACGCTTACTGATTCACAGCCCTGATCGGGGTTTAGGAAAAGTGGTGCCGTCCAAAGCGCAGGACTGGCTCTTTGAAGATATTGTGCACCTCGACATGATGCGTCGGGATGAGTACGATTACTATGTTAAGCTTCTTTTATATTTTTTAGATCCTGATAAAGTACAGGGGAAAATAAAGGAACTGGGACCCGACAGCGACCGGTCCTTTTTCAAACCCGATCATGCGGATTACTTTCAGTCGGATAAGGTAATTGATATTCAGCGGCTACTGGCCGATATCCTGGCCGACGAATCGATTCGGATTCGGTTAATTGCCGCCATCTGCGGTATCGAGCGGACATCGTTCCGAACGCAGCAACAGCTCAACGAGTACGAGCCGGCAGAATTGGCCAAGATTATGATCTCGGGTTCGCTGCCGGATCTGACGATGCTGTTTGCGCCACTGCCTAACTTTATCTTTACCCGCGATATTGGTATTGTCATCAACGATCATATTCTGCTCAACAAGCCCGCCAAGCTTGCCCGCACGCGCGAAGCGTTGTTGACCCAATACATCTTTTTTAATCATCCGCTGTTTGCCGATTATCAGGACAAGATCATTGAAATACCGGATAACGAACACGCTTTTTTGTTGCCCGATGTGGACGTAAATCGGGATGTGACGCGCTCAACGCTCGAAGGGGGCGATGTGATGATGATTGCCAAACGCCACCTGATGATTGGCGTTAGTGAACGAACAACGCTGTATGCCGCCCAGCAGGTTATGCGACTGGTATTCGATAAAAATCTGGTCGATACGGTTACGGTTCTTAAGATTCCTAAAAAGCGGGATTACATGCACATCGATACGATTTTCACGCAGGTGAAGCGTAACGTTTGGGTGCTGCTGGGAGCGCTGGCTCGCACGGGAGACGACGTAAAACAACGGGACGTTATTCATTTTTTTGCGCCTAAAGACGTATCGGAAGACCTTAAAATTCTTCAATTTATCAAAGGTCTGGAGCACAAGCCCATTGAGATTGAGAACCTTGAAGATCTGTTAGCCGACATCAGCAAGAACGATCTGGGAGCCACCGAACCTGCCCGGTTTATCTACTCCGGTAACAACGAATTTCCATTTGGAGCCAGAGAGCAATGGACCGATTCCTGTAACTTGCTGGCCCTGAAAGATGGCGTTGTGATCGGGTATGACCGGAACGAAAAAACGGCGGAGGCATTCCGACAAGCCGGTTTCGATGTAGTAGGAGCCGCTGTTTTACTGGACCGTTTTGAGCGTGGAGAATCGTCGCCGGAAACGATTGAAAATACGTTTATCATGCTGCCCTCGGCGGAGCTAAGCCGCGCTCGTGGCGGTTCTCATTGCATGAGCCTGCCTCTGCTAAGGGAAGAATTATAA
- the ctlX gene encoding citrulline utilization hydrolase CtlX, with the protein MQSQATSRILMIRPVNFGFNTETADSNAFQNRDLAAQAKDVAQEDAQREFNEMARQLQAMGVEVMIYDDTTDPYTPDSIFPNNWVSFHASGKVVLYPMQAANRRLERRPDIINDLAERFDVANIIDLTYFEQEGKFLEGTGSLVLDRMNRVAFAGLSPRTHPDVLAEFARRTGYRTVSFQAADANGNAVYHTNVLMCIGDTFAVVCLSAITDPDERLMVRQELERLQKRVIDISLEQMANFAGNMLMVQTQKGQKLLVMSTRAYQSLTPKQIDLLDDYVTLLHFDLSTIEGNGGGSARCMMAEVHLPIK; encoded by the coding sequence ATGCAATCACAGGCTACTTCGAGAATTCTCATGATTCGTCCGGTTAATTTCGGATTCAACACCGAAACCGCCGATTCCAATGCGTTTCAGAATCGTGATCTGGCTGCGCAGGCGAAGGATGTAGCTCAGGAAGATGCACAGCGCGAATTCAACGAAATGGCGCGCCAGCTTCAGGCTATGGGCGTTGAGGTAATGATCTATGACGACACGACTGATCCGTACACACCTGACTCGATTTTCCCCAATAATTGGGTGTCGTTTCATGCCAGCGGCAAGGTAGTTCTGTATCCGATGCAGGCTGCAAACCGTCGGCTCGAACGACGTCCGGATATCATCAACGATCTGGCCGAACGGTTCGACGTGGCTAACATCATCGATCTAACCTATTTTGAGCAGGAAGGTAAATTTCTGGAAGGAACGGGTAGCCTGGTGCTGGATCGGATGAACCGGGTTGCTTTTGCTGGTCTGTCGCCCCGCACGCATCCTGATGTGCTGGCGGAGTTTGCGCGCCGGACGGGTTATCGGACGGTCTCCTTTCAAGCGGCTGATGCAAACGGAAATGCCGTTTATCATACCAACGTGCTCATGTGCATTGGCGATACGTTTGCGGTCGTTTGTCTGTCAGCAATCACCGATCCCGACGAGCGACTGATGGTTCGGCAGGAACTGGAACGATTGCAAAAACGAGTGATTGATATTTCGCTGGAACAGATGGCCAATTTTGCCGGAAACATGCTGATGGTTCAGACGCAGAAAGGGCAAAAACTACTTGTGATGTCAACCCGTGCTTACCAGTCGTTGACGCCTAAGCAAATTGACCTGCTGGACGATTACGTAACGCTGTTACATTTCGACCTTTCTACAATCGAAGGCAATGGCGGTGGTTCGGCCCGGTGTATGATGGCTGAGGTACACCTGCCGATAAAGTAA
- a CDS encoding Gfo/Idh/MocA family protein, giving the protein MSILKAAIIGGGNIADKNHIPALKQLSDQVAVVAVCSRDLGKARALADKHDIPHAFAHTAELYRQCAPDVVVICTPNYLHYPQTMEALAHNCHVFCEKPPAITAQNAREMADLAVEKGLTLAYNLQLRQTSEWALLMRCKADGLLGDIYHIKANFLRRRGIPGWGHFTDKAMQGGGALMDLGVHVLDLALCALDYPTPDQVLGNTYDLIGKAGGKGLMGSWDPAKFGVEDAGTAYLSFPNKASIMLSASFALNAQSDRNRNLEIFGSKGGVNLFPFTLHTELAGELADVQFPYLEEVDIQLKNTAAFLDACQGKPSTVCTGAQGAILQEIVGRIYQSAEGTTL; this is encoded by the coding sequence ATGTCGATTCTGAAAGCAGCCATCATCGGCGGTGGAAACATTGCCGATAAAAACCATATTCCTGCGCTGAAGCAGTTGTCCGATCAGGTAGCCGTTGTGGCGGTTTGCAGCCGCGATCTTGGTAAAGCCCGCGCTCTGGCCGATAAACACGATATTCCACACGCTTTTGCCCATACGGCGGAACTGTACCGTCAATGTGCCCCCGATGTGGTCGTGATCTGTACGCCCAACTACCTGCATTATCCACAGACGATGGAAGCACTGGCGCACAACTGCCATGTTTTCTGCGAGAAGCCGCCCGCTATAACCGCCCAGAACGCCCGTGAGATGGCTGATCTGGCCGTAGAAAAAGGACTGACACTGGCTTACAACCTCCAGCTCCGACAAACGAGCGAATGGGCGTTGTTGATGCGCTGCAAGGCGGATGGGTTGTTGGGCGATATTTATCACATCAAAGCCAACTTCCTGCGTCGGCGCGGTATTCCGGGCTGGGGACATTTTACCGACAAAGCGATGCAGGGCGGTGGTGCACTCATGGATCTTGGTGTACACGTACTCGACTTGGCGCTCTGTGCGCTGGACTACCCAACCCCCGATCAGGTCCTAGGCAATACGTACGATCTCATTGGAAAGGCCGGAGGAAAAGGGCTTATGGGCAGCTGGGACCCTGCAAAGTTTGGCGTTGAAGATGCGGGCACCGCTTACCTTTCGTTTCCAAACAAAGCGTCGATTATGCTGTCTGCATCGTTCGCGCTGAATGCGCAGTCCGACCGAAACCGAAATCTGGAGATTTTCGGCAGTAAAGGCGGAGTCAACTTATTTCCGTTTACACTTCATACCGAACTGGCCGGTGAGCTGGCCGATGTTCAATTTCCGTATCTGGAAGAAGTTGATATTCAATTGAAAAATACAGCTGCTTTTCTAGATGCCTGCCAGGGAAAGCCCTCTACGGTGTGCACGGGAGCCCAGGGCGCGATTTTGCAGGAAATCGTCGGACGCATTTACCAGTCTGCGGAGGGGACAACGCTGTAA
- a CDS encoding MarR family winged helix-turn-helix transcriptional regulator, translated as MNVTNEVVEGEKTETRFSACLLFSANALARAITAIGDEEFGKFGMCYSHAYLLCEVVGQPGITPSQLSETLYLTPSTITRLVEKLEQKQLVRRESEGKKTLIYPTAEGEALQPAISQAWDKVGERYSKAIGETNVCQLTQQVFKATQALGEGL; from the coding sequence ATGAACGTAACAAATGAAGTAGTAGAAGGGGAGAAAACCGAAACCCGGTTTAGTGCCTGTCTACTGTTTTCTGCCAATGCGCTGGCTCGGGCCATCACGGCGATTGGTGACGAGGAGTTCGGAAAGTTTGGGATGTGCTATTCACACGCGTATCTGTTGTGTGAAGTTGTCGGACAGCCGGGTATAACCCCATCGCAGCTAAGCGAAACGCTTTACCTGACGCCATCGACAATCACTCGGTTGGTGGAAAAGTTAGAGCAAAAGCAGTTGGTTCGGCGCGAATCGGAGGGTAAAAAAACCCTGATCTATCCGACCGCCGAAGGAGAAGCGCTGCAACCTGCCATTTCCCAGGCTTGGGATAAAGTAGGCGAACGCTACTCAAAAGCAATTGGCGAAACAAACGTCTGCCAGTTGACGCAGCAGGTTTTTAAGGCTACCCAGGCATTGGGCGAAGGCCTGTAA
- a CDS encoding head GIN domain-containing protein, whose protein sequence is MKTLITTFLLGSIFFISQPTNAQDGVVGNGQIVKQQRNLTAFSKLAVRVGMRVRIATGNAGQAELEGESNVLEHVVTDVKNGELTIMFDPDTHIKNTKGVTVTVHVPKLSQVLVSTGCSVTSDLPIQSDNLAVTVETGSRLNTPVNTQKLTLTVRDGSQATVQGTAASANIRLSSAGKLDAAKLTIERADVRLDAASQATIHVTETLAASADGVSTIRYSGNPTVTAQEATGLSKIRRQE, encoded by the coding sequence ATGAAGACCCTTATCACTACTTTCTTACTGGGCAGTATTTTCTTTATCAGTCAACCGACGAACGCTCAGGACGGCGTTGTTGGGAATGGCCAGATTGTCAAGCAGCAACGAAACCTCACTGCCTTTTCTAAATTAGCGGTCCGCGTGGGAATGCGGGTACGTATCGCCACTGGAAACGCGGGTCAGGCCGAACTCGAAGGCGAAAGCAACGTACTCGAACACGTAGTCACTGATGTGAAAAATGGAGAGCTGACGATCATGTTTGATCCGGATACCCACATCAAGAACACGAAAGGCGTTACGGTTACGGTTCATGTTCCTAAACTCAGTCAGGTGCTGGTTAGTACGGGCTGCTCCGTTACGTCCGATCTACCGATTCAGTCCGATAACCTGGCCGTAACGGTAGAAACGGGTAGCCGATTGAATACCCCAGTCAACACGCAAAAACTGACGCTGACCGTTCGGGATGGATCGCAGGCTACAGTACAGGGAACGGCAGCCAGCGCCAATATCCGACTGAGCAGCGCGGGTAAACTCGATGCCGCCAAACTAACAATCGAACGTGCCGATGTAAGGCTGGATGCCGCCAGCCAGGCGACTATTCACGTTACCGAAACACTGGCGGCTTCGGCTGATGGCGTTAGTACGATTCGCTACTCGGGAAATCCAACCGTAACAGCACAGGAGGCAACGGGCTTGTCGAAAATCCGTAGGCAGGAATAA
- a CDS encoding SDR family oxidoreductase, with protein sequence MGIKTALITGANAGIGLATARALAQRSFDLVLLCRNEQKGKEAQAEVRKANPAVRVDLLTVDLANAESVRQTAEKIKQDYKRLDVLINNAGYTPATIEFTPDGIEKSFYASHIGHFVLTYHLLDLLKQTASETGDVRIISLSSGAHVMGQKARFFRHIDNLSTWKAYGDDKLANLLFARAAAKQLTGTGITSYSVHPGAVRTNFGSDTSGVIGQVFRLARPLMRTPEEGAQTSVFLASAPLKLIGEQNNGAYFVDSQPKKPANRDVNDQNADWLWERSLAYV encoded by the coding sequence ATGGGAATCAAAACTGCCCTGATAACAGGAGCCAATGCGGGTATAGGATTGGCCACTGCCAGAGCGTTGGCACAACGTTCGTTTGATCTTGTCTTGCTCTGTCGGAACGAGCAGAAAGGAAAAGAAGCACAGGCCGAAGTTCGTAAAGCGAATCCGGCGGTGCGCGTTGATTTGCTTACGGTCGATCTGGCGAATGCAGAATCGGTACGTCAGACAGCCGAAAAGATCAAACAGGATTACAAGCGGCTCGATGTACTGATCAATAATGCCGGTTACACACCCGCTACCATTGAGTTTACGCCCGATGGTATTGAAAAGTCATTCTACGCCAGCCACATCGGACATTTCGTTCTGACGTATCATCTGCTGGACCTGCTTAAACAAACAGCGTCCGAGACCGGCGACGTGCGCATTATTAGCCTGTCTTCCGGAGCGCATGTGATGGGTCAGAAAGCACGCTTTTTCCGGCATATCGACAACCTGTCGACCTGGAAAGCGTACGGCGACGATAAGCTGGCGAACCTGCTGTTTGCCAGAGCCGCAGCCAAACAATTGACCGGCACGGGTATCACGTCGTATTCGGTCCATCCGGGTGCCGTGCGAACCAACTTTGGCAGTGATACTTCTGGCGTTATCGGGCAGGTATTTCGACTGGCCAGACCGCTTATGCGTACGCCCGAAGAAGGTGCGCAAACGTCCGTTTTTCTAGCGTCGGCACCGCTCAAATTGATCGGGGAGCAAAACAACGGTGCATATTTTGTCGACAGCCAGCCAAAGAAACCAGCTAACCGCGACGTAAACGACCAAAACGCGGACTGGCTGTGGGAGCGTAGTCTGGCATATGTCTAG
- a CDS encoding porin family protein — protein sequence MTNPLMKSLILLSIGILSSGMSWAQQSPSTTVPRSNTFNTAIQPGKKPNRQQELYDQYHGYNKKTTESTPTPSVNEPVRPTRSEPIAGPTETAGSVPARTQAISQDSRARIGVRGGVTYPVFLDNVTGADPSVDFVGGAVFQFGRGRLSFQPEINYSRSTAKVDPGFGIVKASSDQVIVPLFLKIASGTFDGNRFFVNVGPYGAYLASVSWNGLKREIPSNVGRFSYGSAAGVGAMLKAGPGHVTVEVRGMYQLGDNTRGFYTDYKTIFTETTVGYIIPLGGR from the coding sequence ATGACTAACCCCCTAATGAAATCGCTGATTCTGCTGAGTATTGGAATACTATCGTCAGGTATGTCCTGGGCTCAACAAAGCCCATCAACTACTGTCCCTAGATCCAATACGTTCAATACAGCGATTCAGCCCGGAAAGAAACCCAACCGGCAGCAAGAGTTATACGATCAGTACCACGGTTACAATAAAAAAACGACGGAATCAACGCCAACTCCTTCGGTCAATGAGCCGGTTCGTCCAACGAGGTCGGAACCAATAGCAGGACCAACTGAAACAGCAGGCAGCGTACCCGCCAGAACACAAGCGATCAGTCAGGATTCACGCGCCCGGATTGGCGTGCGTGGTGGTGTCACGTATCCTGTTTTCCTGGACAACGTGACGGGTGCAGACCCTTCCGTCGATTTCGTGGGCGGTGCGGTGTTTCAATTTGGACGAGGCCGACTGTCTTTCCAGCCAGAGATTAATTATAGCCGCTCTACGGCCAAGGTTGATCCAGGCTTTGGCATTGTCAAAGCATCGTCGGATCAGGTCATCGTACCGTTATTTTTAAAGATCGCATCGGGAACGTTTGACGGCAACCGTTTCTTTGTCAATGTTGGTCCTTATGGAGCTTATCTAGCCAGCGTTAGTTGGAATGGTCTTAAGCGGGAGATTCCCAGCAATGTCGGGCGTTTTTCGTACGGTAGTGCTGCCGGTGTTGGCGCGATGCTCAAGGCGGGCCCCGGTCACGTAACGGTTGAGGTGCGGGGTATGTATCAACTGGGAGACAACACGCGAGGCTTTTACACCGATTATAAAACGATTTTCACCGAAACCACCGTCGGTTATATAATTCCGCTAGGTGGTCGTTAA
- a CDS encoding SDR family oxidoreductase has translation MKTEHQRTALITGANKGIGKEIACQLGQRGFAVFIGARDITKGREAAEELCQQGYEATFIQLDVTDPVSIKNAYGTFSQKAEHLDVLINNAGILEDHGEDILKLNPELLDRTLKSNVTGPIIVTQDFLPFLKKSPTGGRIINVSSGAGALNDMSTYAPAYSISKTALNAVTRQFAGALRSENIAVNCVDPGWVRTDMGGSGASRPVEKGAETIVWLATEAPQSETGKFWHDKQECAW, from the coding sequence ATGAAAACTGAACATCAGCGCACGGCTCTTATTACGGGAGCCAACAAAGGCATTGGAAAAGAGATCGCCTGCCAATTAGGGCAACGTGGTTTTGCCGTTTTTATTGGCGCCCGCGACATAACAAAAGGTCGGGAAGCTGCCGAAGAGTTGTGTCAGCAAGGCTACGAAGCTACGTTTATCCAACTCGATGTAACAGACCCGGTAAGCATCAAAAATGCCTACGGAACCTTTTCTCAGAAAGCGGAACATCTGGACGTATTGATCAACAATGCCGGTATTCTGGAAGATCACGGCGAAGATATTTTAAAGCTGAATCCTGAATTGCTGGATCGTACGCTCAAATCGAATGTCACCGGACCAATTATCGTAACGCAGGATTTTCTGCCCTTTCTGAAAAAGAGCCCTACCGGTGGACGCATCATTAACGTGTCGAGCGGGGCAGGAGCGTTAAATGACATGAGTACCTATGCCCCTGCTTACAGCATATCGAAAACGGCACTGAATGCCGTAACGCGACAATTTGCGGGCGCACTTCGAAGCGAAAATATTGCTGTTAACTGCGTCGATCCGGGTTGGGTGCGTACTGATATGGGAGGATCAGGTGCATCGCGACCCGTCGAGAAGGGTGCTGAAACCATCGTGTGGCTGGCTACTGAAGCTCCGCAGTCAGAAACGGGTAAGTTCTGGCACGACAAACAGGAATGCGCGTGGTAG
- a CDS encoding S8 family peptidase: MKTLRSPLFIKVTCFSYFALILNLVDLRAQRQPPNDWPYRDPTTDSIAGISLYKAYELLKGRPSVPVVVGVIDSGVDIAHEDLRDVIWQNPKETPNNSIDDDKNGYTDDLNGWNFMGAKDGTTYEYDQPEITQTYVLLKNKYDQANRATLSPTEQRQYDTYQTAKKQFLQRYEAVRSKRLAFSDTTQFWKAATQIGSLLPDSALTPQAIRRVDPGQDSVSIAVRDVLASAYRSTYGSFATYTELIRKNWTRFRRIIASDADIAYNPDYNPRKAVGDNPADPTERYYGGPTLQIGQSQQLAVHGSHVAGIIAAKRGNGLGIDGIADNARIMTVAVVPANGDERDKDVANGIRYAVENGAKVINMSFGKRLSPFKEQVDAAIRYAEEHDVLIVHAAGNNGENYDSVPAYPSARYENGQIAQNVLVVGNSTWRLNEGLAAYSSNYGLQTVDLFAPGTDILSTVPNNQYASFSGTSMAAPHVAGVAALLRSYFPKLTAVQVKDIMLRSSYKPNIEVRKPGRSGRPVPFGSLSKTGGLLNAYEAVKMAASKNF; the protein is encoded by the coding sequence ATGAAGACGCTTCGCTCTCCGCTATTTATAAAAGTTACCTGTTTTAGCTATTTCGCCCTAATCCTGAATCTGGTTGACCTCCGGGCTCAGCGTCAGCCTCCCAACGATTGGCCTTATCGCGATCCAACGACAGATTCAATAGCCGGAATCAGTTTGTACAAAGCCTACGAACTGTTGAAAGGTCGGCCATCGGTTCCGGTGGTGGTTGGTGTGATTGACTCAGGAGTCGATATCGCGCACGAAGATTTACGGGATGTTATCTGGCAAAACCCGAAAGAGACGCCTAATAACAGCATTGACGATGACAAAAATGGGTACACCGACGATCTGAACGGCTGGAATTTTATGGGTGCCAAGGACGGAACGACCTACGAGTACGACCAGCCCGAAATCACGCAGACGTATGTACTTCTGAAAAACAAGTACGACCAAGCCAACCGAGCCACGCTTTCCCCTACCGAACAACGCCAATACGATACCTACCAAACGGCGAAGAAACAGTTTTTACAACGCTACGAGGCCGTCCGCTCTAAGCGACTGGCGTTTTCCGACACAACACAATTCTGGAAGGCAGCGACGCAAATTGGGTCCCTCCTACCCGATAGTGCCCTGACTCCGCAAGCGATTCGACGCGTTGATCCCGGTCAGGATTCCGTGTCTATTGCTGTGCGCGATGTGCTGGCGAGTGCTTACCGTTCAACCTATGGTTCGTTTGCTACCTACACGGAACTCATTCGTAAAAACTGGACACGGTTTCGGCGGATAATTGCGAGCGATGCCGATATAGCGTACAATCCTGATTACAACCCCCGTAAGGCGGTCGGCGATAACCCGGCTGATCCTACTGAGCGTTACTACGGCGGTCCGACGTTGCAGATAGGCCAGTCACAGCAATTAGCCGTTCATGGGAGCCATGTGGCGGGTATTATCGCGGCCAAACGAGGCAATGGCCTTGGCATAGATGGGATTGCCGACAACGCACGCATTATGACCGTTGCGGTTGTTCCGGCCAACGGTGACGAACGAGATAAGGATGTTGCCAACGGCATCCGCTACGCCGTCGAGAACGGGGCTAAAGTAATTAACATGAGTTTCGGGAAACGACTGTCACCGTTCAAAGAGCAGGTCGATGCGGCTATTCGATACGCCGAGGAGCACGACGTTCTGATTGTTCATGCTGCGGGGAACAACGGCGAAAATTATGATTCGGTCCCGGCTTACCCATCCGCCCGGTACGAAAACGGGCAGATCGCCCAGAATGTCCTGGTTGTTGGTAATAGCACATGGCGGCTGAACGAAGGACTGGCTGCCTACTCATCCAATTACGGTCTACAAACGGTCGATTTGTTTGCTCCCGGTACCGATATTCTTTCCACCGTTCCCAACAATCAATACGCCAGCTTTTCAGGAACCAGCATGGCGGCACCGCATGTCGCCGGGGTAGCTGCACTGCTGCGCTCCTACTTTCCGAAGTTGACAGCTGTCCAGGTGAAAGACATCATGCTGAGAAGCAGCTATAAACCAAACATAGAGGTTCGTAAACCGGGACGATCGGGTCGTCCGGTTCCCTTCGGTAGCCTTAGCAAGACGGGCGGTTTGCTGAACGCCTACGAAGCCGTAAAAATGGCCGCATCGAAGAATTTCTAA
- a CDS encoding MaoC family dehydratase gives MKIGDTHHHRYLFTQQQVQVFATLTGDDNPLHIDAEFAATTPFKRPIMHGMLSASVFAKVFGRDFGGSGGVHLSQMLEFVRPMYPDVEYEARFECKAIDTKRHTAEITCTVIDPATNKTTLRGVGLVFHKDMFS, from the coding sequence ATGAAAATTGGCGATACACATCACCATCGGTATTTGTTCACCCAACAGCAAGTTCAGGTCTTTGCCACACTAACCGGCGATGATAACCCGTTGCATATTGACGCTGAGTTTGCGGCTACTACGCCTTTTAAGCGACCAATCATGCACGGTATGTTAAGTGCCAGCGTTTTCGCCAAGGTCTTTGGTCGGGACTTCGGTGGCTCGGGGGGTGTTCACTTGTCACAGATGCTTGAGTTCGTCAGACCGATGTATCCTGACGTTGAATACGAAGCTCGTTTCGAATGCAAAGCCATTGACACAAAGCGGCACACCGCCGAAATTACCTGTACTGTCATTGATCCGGCTACGAACAAAACTACACTGCGCGGTGTCGGCCTTGTTTTCCACAAAGACATGTTTTCGTAG